The DNA window GGAGAAGCAGAGGCAGAGTCCATTCCTGCCAGCTTAAGTAGTCCCAAAACACCGCAGATGCGCCTGCCAGCCCAGCCAAAGGCAGCTAGTATTTCTACGGGTGTAAACCCTGTTAATCAACTTCTCCAACCTACCCGGTTAGCAGATGCCAAAGTCATGGTTGTAGACGATGACCCCTTTATGCTGCGCCTGCTCAAAGGCATTCTGGAACCCTGGGGGCTGCAAGTCGCAACTCTCAACGATCCACTGAAGTTTTGGGATGAATTGGACGTGATCGCTCCCGATTTGCTCGTGCTGGATATTCAAATGCCAGAGGTGAATGGGATTGAACTCTGTCAAACATTGCGGAACGATACCCGTTGGGCATGGCTACCCGTTCTGTTCCTGGCAGGGCAACAGGACGCAAACACCATTCAACAGGTTTTCACCGCTGGAGCCGATGACTACATCAGTAAACCCGTGGTCGCGCCAGAAATGATCACCCGTATCTTCAATCGTTTGGAGCGCACCCGCCTGCTTCGCAACCAGACGGAAAATGATCCACTCACCCACCTTCCGAATCGCTACCGTGCGGGTCAGGATGTGAACCTTCTCCTGCAACAGGCGGAGCGATCGCGGCAACCCCTCTGTCTCGCTGTTCTGACAATAGACAATCTCAAGCAAATTAACCGCCAGCACGAACACCGGGTTGGCGATACCCTGCTACGTCAGACTGCCCATCTGTTACGCCAGGAACTTCGCAGTGAAGATGTGATATCCCGTTGGGACGGAGCAGAGTTTTTGCTGGCTCTTGCTGAAATGACCCGGCAAGATGGCGTGAAGTGGCTCACCAGGGTTTTGGCATCCCTGCGTCAAATAGAATTCTGTACAACGGACGGAACCCTAATTCGGACGACTTTCAGTGCTGGAGTGAGCCAGTATCCAGACGATGGCACACAGCTTCAATCGTTGTATCAGCAGGCAGTGGCAGCAATGGAATTTGCAGAAAATGAAGGGGGCGATCGGGTTTTGCCTGTGCGCCCACTCAGAATTCCCTAACTCACATCTTGCACCATTCTCAACAAGGGTAGAGAAACCGGGTTTCTAAACCAAATATCAAGGGTTTCACGCATTGATTCTCGCAAGAAACCCGGTTTCTGAGACTGCTGCAAGATCTCGGCTAACCCTCCGGTCGATCGGTGTATCGGGTGAAACTCTCTCGTCAGCGGAGGCTGCCCAACACCAGAGTGATACCCAATTAAATTGAGCATAGGGCAGATGCCTGTAGGGGCGGGTTTAGTCAGTACCGATTCAGCTAAACCAACCCTCTCAACGAAACCCGCCCCTACGATTATTCCCATTTGCCCAGAAGTTCATTTAAATCGGTATGAGTTTGTTGAAGGTGCGATCACGGTGACTGGCAAGACCAATCCTTCAACCCTCTTCCCCCCAAGGGGACGGAAACCATGAATAATAGATCTGAATAGAATTGTAGTTGCCTGGTATGCCCCGATCGACCTCTCAACGAAAATCGATTAGCCCAACACTGGTTTGGGACAAAGGGACTGAACTCATCGGGTTAAACCTGAGCGTGCAGCCACACCAGGATATGGTGG is part of the Kovacikia minuta CCNUW1 genome and encodes:
- a CDS encoding response regulator, translating into MRILLVEDDQYFSELIREALREHRYIVDTAADGETGWELAESLNYDLVLLDLTLPKLDGIRFCRQLRDRGLQVPVMLLTNRNSSQDKAIGLDAGADDYVLKTVEWQELEARIRALLRRKTVTVSTTLEWGQLRLDPASCEVNYGSQPLNLTAKEFALLELFLRNKERVYTNSAIVSQLWSVADEPPSEDTVRSHVRRLRQKLKAVGAADLVETVYGLGYRLNQAFRGEAEAESIPASLSSPKTPQMRLPAQPKAASISTGVNPVNQLLQPTRLADAKVMVVDDDPFMLRLLKGILEPWGLQVATLNDPLKFWDELDVIAPDLLVLDIQMPEVNGIELCQTLRNDTRWAWLPVLFLAGQQDANTIQQVFTAGADDYISKPVVAPEMITRIFNRLERTRLLRNQTENDPLTHLPNRYRAGQDVNLLLQQAERSRQPLCLAVLTIDNLKQINRQHEHRVGDTLLRQTAHLLRQELRSEDVISRWDGAEFLLALAEMTRQDGVKWLTRVLASLRQIEFCTTDGTLIRTTFSAGVSQYPDDGTQLQSLYQQAVAAMEFAENEGGDRVLPVRPLRIP